One Solea senegalensis isolate Sse05_10M linkage group LG21, IFAPA_SoseM_1, whole genome shotgun sequence DNA segment encodes these proteins:
- the tprn gene encoding taperin, with product MSGGGDVRVLRQEPGQESPRMPAWKREILERRKAKGGGCGGAGASADTSPGGAGPQRGNGDTSGSVNGSSGNGGGGGGGGGHGGASSGSGRNYTISAGSQHFSHNKETRAATTPREEEEDKRENLVLQESLGPLEENPFIKLEKERRRRQDRESATRPVQHILELYGSVPGIRTIRAENIIIIESDPDYYPEDGAAKTGTKWQTNGVSSYSSLNDLLDRRGSAVTEIRAKEVVIYDTTLSKSEENLSTLGHQDLPSSSSCEAGQGQGRVSRMLQKFDSNYGKLQKKSHSTENLLDLDCSASSRPRLWRKPHQPDLVPKPGLGQAVSSQPSSPVFQSSWSSKAKPQPTVSEPGSPQRATGPPLSVPSTSGRDEPDRGQSKPTRERDWEAAEVQPKPKVPCSPETRRARAELPTSPVSSKVPHISPHFEIRPAPKPDLQQIPDGDTQALALANLRLQSRNSFIVIPKRRLGTSAPTSSGPIKSSPSHRGAEVPTPGVPTSHTPTPNVTLSKRREDVEKETERVTPKLEPSPAVATSPSLFPVSKPLSPPPGLTPPPFSPPALSSPSSSPAVPSSLLPTSPDSPVPSTPSPEQRLVEHLPITNIDDIEVEPPQRVPVPSPMVQRRKGNTFTVVPKRRADPEAQPSSPEPQPEAVTEAPPGSTPPQAPYSQLGSLLKKRYPAVEEIEVVGGYLSLAKSCLSKTGSTGKKLQISFNESSLQSTYEYPSESSVWDSGDEDDEDGKMSDEQPSMVGRIHIPRPSFTTSPTHAGNSNDLSSYIPKHSVDFSAWQEHKHETESVLQEDAASQHTQMTEEVMLTPADSSSLSDYSSEPALYF from the exons ATGTCTGGCGGAGGAGACGTCCGCGTCCTCCGCCAAGAGCCCGGTCAGGAGAGCCCTAGGATGCCGGCCTGGAAGCGAGAGATACTGGAGAGGAGGAAGGCAAAGGGTGGCGGGTGTGGAGGAGCCGGTGCCTCCGCAGACACGAGTCCCGGAGGAGCGGGACCGCAGCGGGGGAACGGCGACACGAGTGGCAGTGTGAACGGTAGTAGCGGCaacggcggcggcggtggtggtggtggtggacacGGCGGAGCGAGCAGCGGGTCCGGGCGGAATTACACCATCAGCGCAGGCAGCCAGCACTTCTCCCACAACAAAGAGACACGAGCGGCGACGACAcccagggaggaggaggaggacaaacgGGAGAACCTGGTGCTCCAGGAGAGCCTCGGCCCGCTGGAGGAGAACCCCTTTATTAAGCTGGAGAAGGAGCGGAGGAGACGGCAGGACCGAGAGAGCGCCACCCGTCCGGTGCAGCACATCCTGGAACTGTACGGTAGCGTACCCGGTATACGGACCATCCGCGCAGAGAACATTATCATAATTGAATCGGATCCGGATTATTATCCGGAAGACGGTGCGGCAAAAACCGGGACTAAGTGGCAAACAAACGGTGTGAGCAGTTACAGCTCCCTGAACGACCTCCTGGACCGGAGAGGGAGTGCTGTCACCGAGATAAGAGCCAAGGAAGTGGTGATTTACGACACCACGTTAAGCAAGAGTGAGGAGAACCTGAGCACCCTGGGCCATCAGGACCTCCCGTCGTCATCATCTTGTGAGGCAGGACAGGGTCAGGGCAGGGTCAGCCGGATGCTGCAGAAGTTTGACAGCAACTATGGGAAGCTACAGAAGAAGTCCCACAGCACAGAGAACCTGCTGGACCTGGACTGTAGTGCCAGCAGCAGACCAAGACTCTGGCGAAAGCCACATCAGCCAGATCTGGTGCCAAAGCCTGGACTGGGCCAGGCGGTCAGCAGCCAGCCATCGTCGCCTGTCTTCCAGAGTTCCTGGTCTTCCAAAGCAAAGCCACAGCCCACTGTCTCTGAGCCAGGCAGCCCCCAGCGTGCCACCGGGCCACCACTGTCGGTACCTTCCACTAGTGGAAGAGATGAGCCTGACAGGGGGCAAAGCAAGCCCACCAGAGAGAGGGACTGGGAGGCTGCTGAGGTGCAACCCAAACCCAAGGTGCCATGTTCTCCAGAGACCCGCCGTGCCCGTGCCGAGTTGCCCACAAGCCCCGTCTCGTCCAAGGTTCCCCACATCTCCCCTCACTTTGAGATCCGTCCTGCTCCGAAGCCGGACCTCCAACAGATTCCCGATGGGGACACTCAGGCGCTGGCCCTGGCAAACCTGCGTCTGCAGTCCCGCAATTCTTTCATAGTGATCCCCAAGCGCCGCCTTGGAACAAGCGCCCCCACATCATCTGGCCCCATCAAGTCTTCCCCCTCCCATAGGGGGGCAGAGGTGCCCACGCCAGGAGTGCCAACTTCACACACCCCAACACCCAACGTGACCCTCTCAAAGAGGAGGGAGGACgtagagaaggagacagagagggtgACGCCCAAGCTCGAACCATCTCCTGCTGTTGCCACAAGTCCTTCACTGTTTCCAGTCTCAAAACCTTTGTCTCCACCTCCAGGTCTCACCCCACCTCCCTTTTCTCCCCCAGCCCTGTCCTCACCCTCATCATCTCCAGCTGTTCCTTCTTCACTCCTTCCCACCTCTCCAGACTCCCCTGTCCCTTCAACGCCGTCTCCAGAACAGCGTCTGGTGGAACATCTGCCAATCACAAACATAGACGACATCGAGGTGGAGCCCCCGCAGCGTGTCCCTGTCCCTAGCCCCATGgtgcagaggaggaaggggaaCACGTTCACTGTGGTGCCTAAACGCAGAGCCGACCCCGAGGCCCAGCCGAGCTCACCCGAGCCCCAGCCAGAAGCTGTAACCGAGGCCCCGCCGGGGTCCACGCCCCCACAGGCCCCGTATTCTCAGCTGGGCTCGCTGCTGAAGAAACGCTACCCTGCTGTCGAGGAGATCGAGGTCGTCGGTGGGTACCTGTCCCTCGCCAAATCCTGCCTCTCCAAGACCGGCTCCACGGGCAAGAAG CTGCAAATCTCCTTCAACGAGTCCAGTCTGCAGAGCACTTACGAGTATCCGTCTGAGAGCAGCGTGTGGGACAGCGGGgacgaggacgacgaggacGGGAAGATGTCTGACGAGCAGCCGAGCATGGTGGGACGCATCCACATCCCTCGACCCAGTTTCACCACCTCACCCACGCACGCGGGCAACAGCAACG ATCTGTCCAGCTACATTCCCAAACACTCGGTGGACTTCAGCGCCTGGCAAGAACACAAGCATGAAACCGAGAGTGTTCTCCAGGAAGATGCGGcttcccaacacacacagatgacagagGAAGTTATG ctCACACCGGCAGACAGTTCCTCGCTGTCCGACTACAGCAGTGAACCCGCCCTTTACTTCTGA
- the ssna1 gene encoding Sjoegren syndrome nuclear autoantigen 1: MTQQAAAMQTYNNELAKCIEDLREKREELNSQIRQEEEEKERLQHDIRLLTDKLSRVNESLTQRLAARATFDQTLAETEAAYAKILESSQSLLSVLKQQTGNLSKATQPRRKEH; the protein is encoded by the exons ATGACTCAACAAGCTGCTGCGATGCAAACCTACAACAACGAGCTAGCTAaat GTATCGAGGACCTGCgggaaaagagggaggagcTAAACAGTCAGAtcaggcaggaggaggaggagaaggagcgaCTGCAGCACGACATCCGTCTGCTCACGGACAAACTGAGCCGAGTCAACGAGAGTCTGACTCAGAGACTCGCCGCCCGAGCCACGTTTGACCAGACGCTGGCCGAGACCGAGGCTGCGTACgctaag atcctGGAGAGTTCGCAGTCTCTTCTCAGCGTCCTGAAGCAGCAGACGGGAAACCTGAGCAAAGCCACCCAGCCTCGCAGAAAAGAGcattaa